Within the Gracilinema caldarium DSM 7334 genome, the region GCGGTAGCAATAAACCGGAGGGGCTTTCTGCTGGAGAGCTTTAACAGGGAAAGAAAAAGCCCGATAGCGGTACCTATGATAACCGCCAAAGCTGCGAGCAAAATAGTGTTCTTAGCCCCTACGATGTAAAACTGCCAATATTTACCTAAAAATGTGAAGTTCACGCTCGCTTACCAACTTCTAATTTTCTACCAGTTCATTGGCTTCAGTAACAAACTGGTCTATTTTCTTTTCAGCCATCAGCCGTTCCACGGTCTTATTGATGGCCGCCAGAAGTTCCGGGTTCCCTTTCTTTACTGCAATAGCGGATCCACCTTGGTCATCGGTGAAGGTAGGTGCTGCTAAGGCCAGATCAGGGTTGTTATTCACATAGGCAGTGGCCACAGGGAGTTCCGCGACGATTGCATCGACTTTTTTATTTTTAAGGTCCAGAATGAGGTTCTTAATGGTACCCAATTCCTTAACCTTATCGGAAGGCTTTTCAGCTTCAGCTTCAGAGAGACCGAGGATTTGAGTCTTGGCAATACCAACCTGGATGGTACCCTTCTGAGCAGAAAGCCGAGCATTTTTCAGAGCCTCAACGGTCTGGTATTTTTCCTTATCTTCTGCCCGTACAATCACCCCATGGACCGCATAATAATAGGTAGTACTGAAATCGACACTCTTTTTCCGCTCTTCCGTAGGGGTCATACCGGAGATGACAATATCGATGGTACCAGCCTGCAGGGCTGCCAGGAGTCCATCAAACTGCATATCCTTTATCTCTAGTTTTACACCGAGGTCTTTGGCGATTTCCTGGGCAATAGCAATATCAAACCCAACGATAAGATCCTTTCCGTCCTTAAGACTGTGAAATTCGTAGGGTGGATAATCTGCCGACGTACCAATAACCAGGGTCTTGGCTTTCTGAATTTTATACAGAGCATCCTGTTTTTGGTTTGATGAACAGGACAGGCTGATTCCTGCCAGAACTGCAATGGTTATGAGGACCGTTGAGAAAGAAACAAACAATTTGCAAGATTTCATGATTCCTCCATGGATGTATAATTATACATTTCAGAGTATAAATATACACGGCTTTAGTCAAGGTAGCCTAAGGACCGGCTTATCCTTGCTCGGGAAACTGAAATAATTTCTCCAGTAGCGACCCGAACCAGCCTGAGGTACACTTCCCAGGCATTATCATCACCCTTGGTAACAGGAAGACTAATCATACTTGGCAGGATAAGATATTCTGCCCCTACAAGGTTACCCACCTTTGCGGCACTTGCCGGATCTGCGATCGCCGACAGAGAGAGTTCCAATTCCTGGAGTATTGCCTGGAGATCATTCCGTTCTACCAGGGTAAAACGCTGAGACTGATTTGCTGCCTGTAAAAGCCGTGCACTGAATCGTTCAGCATTCTTCTTTTCCAATGACGAAGCAGCTTCCGGATACGACAGAGGAACCAGAGAAACACGGGTCCCCTTTGTGATGGGTGTAGTAGCATAATCCAAAAGACGGACAACAGTTTCGGTGAACAGCTCATCCAATATTGACTCTACATCCCGTTCGGGGACTGCTCTAGCCTCATAATAGTCATCTGAGGGAACACTGACTGAATCTCCTGAAAGAAGACTAATTTCTTCTTTGGCTAGTCGGATGATAATTGCCTCAAGACGATCTGCGGTCCAGTTTGCCCCTGTATGATGGCTTACTGCACCAGGGGCACCACCTTCGCTTTCACCTTTTTCACCATAGGTTAAAAAGATATATTTTCCCCGACTTCGCTGGGATATCTGACGGAGCTGATACTCTCCATCGAGGGTGAGGCCCCCAGTTCCAATGCTGTGGATTCTAATAGCCTGGGTACGAGCCCGCTCTACGGATTCATTATAGGGGATACCATCAATATAGGTATGGGCTGGGGCATCGGTAATGATGAATATCAACCGAGCGCCATTAGGATTCCAACCCATTTTATCATCTAATGCAACTGCCAGAGCAGCTTCCAGGTCTTCCGGCGTATCACCACCACCATCTGCTTTGGCTTTGGCTAAATTTGACTGAAAATTTTTCAAATTCTCCGTTAGGGGGAAAGGCCAAGTAATATAATCATCACCCCGATCGCGATAGAGAACTAAGCCGAAACGAAGTTGCGGACGCGGAGTAGCCAGATCCAGATTATCCCTGATGATTTCGATAGTTGCTTTGAGCCGCTCGATTTCTTCGCCCATAGAGCCAGTAGTATCCAGAATAAAAACAATATCAAGCGGTACTGGTGTAGGAACCCATAGGGCGCCCTGACTCGGTTTGGTGGATAAAGATAATTCAATATTCCGCAAGCCCTGGGGAGAAACGGAAATCCGCCCTTGCAAGGCTTGTTTGCCACTGCCAGATCCCGGCGTGCTAGCTTCAATATTCCAGAGCCCCGGAGAATCTGTTAGCGGATTGATGAGTACCCTGCCATCTGCATAGGTTTTTATCTGTTCTACGAGAACCTTTTTTTCGTTATAGACTGAGACAAGTGCATTGGGGATAGGCTTTTTACGTTCATCAAGAACAGTAAGGATAATCCGGTTTTCTACGGGAACGGGTCTGATACCGGGTGTATCCTTGAAACGATTAAGAAAATCGAGGAAATAGTTATACTGGGTATTATCATCTACAAGGCCTGCTTTTAAGCCGGATTCAATGTTTTTACGCCCCGAGACAGAACCTGTAGTATATTCAGAGCGGCCTACTTTTTCTGACACACCATAGTCATCCATTTCGGTATCCCCAAGCCCTATCTTTGGAGCTGATTTAGCATCCTTTGCAGGTTCTGGGGCTGTAACCATTGGAGTGGTAGAATCTCCTGATACGGTAGCGACCGCAGGAGCCGAAGAAGAACAGCCTATGTTCATCAAAATGAATAGAACGAATAGACAGGCTAAAATAAATTTGACCGTTTTCATACTGCAAGTATAGCCCAAGGGAGCCCTTGACGCTAATTTTTTTACTCGATACAGTAAGCCATTCCCGGAACAAACTAATGAAAGCTATTTCTCATTACCATACCCCAGCCCTCGCGGAGACTGCGCTAGCTGAACCTTTGCGTAAGCTCTACGAGATTTATGACAGAATAGAAAAGAGCCAGGCAGGGTGGATTTCTGCCACACCATTCCGATGCCCCGAGGGTTGTGGATCCTGTTGTGACCACTTTGAGCCCGATATTCTCGATGTGGAAGCCTATTTTCTCGCGTCCTGGCTACTCATTCATCAACGGGATAGGATACATTCGATACCTTTTGATTCTGACCAAAAAGGATGTATCCTCTCAGATCAGAATAATCCATATCATTGCACCGTCTATGAAGGCCGTCCTCTCATTTGCAGGCTTTTTGCCTATTCGGGAGACCGTGGTAAGGATGGTTCGGTACGGTATCGACCCTGCAAATTCATGAAAAGTGATTCGGTGAGCAGCCATACGGGGAAAACCTATTCGGCGCAAGAACTGCAGGAACTGTTCGGAACCCTTCCTCCTGTCATGGGGGACCTCGCAGGAGAGGCCGCCATGTTACTTCCTGAACGGTCCGGTGATCGTGCACCGCTCCGGGAGATACTTCCTGTGGCTTTGGCAAAAATTCAGTATATCCTTGACCTGGCGGCTTTCTCTGCCCAGGCTAGACAAAATGACCCCGATGGGAATAACGACGGCGATAATGATAACGATGGAGCACCTCTGCCTCGGGCGAGCTGATGGACCTTTATACCGAAAAGGGTTTACGCCACTGGTTTTCCCAAAGAATTTCAGTCAGAGGCAGCCGGTGCTTATCCGCCACGGGCCGTTCTGTATCGGCGGGATAACCTAAGGCAACCAATTCCACTACAGGGACCTCATTTGGTATCTGGAGCACTTCCTTGACTGGTTCCGGGTCGAAAGAGCCAATCCAGCAGGTACCAAGACCCATAGCTGTTGCTGCCAGAGTAAGGTGGTCAATCGCAATAGCCACGTCGATAGGGTAAGCCGGTTCACCACAGCGCATTATTCGTTTATCTGTTTCAGCACAGGCTACCACAATCACCGGACATTGTTTTAAAAAAGGTTGCCCTCCTGCAGTGGCAACTTTTTCCCGTAATTCTGGATCAGTAACCAAAATAAAACGCCATTCCTGAGCATTCCGTGCTGAAGGGGCAAGGCGAACCGCTGAAAAAATAGATACTATTTTTTCCCGCTCTACGGTCTTATCAAGAAAGGATCTAACACTTCGCCGATGGGCAATTGCATCAAAGAGGTTCATAGTTATATTCTAGAAGCCGCATCACACTATTGCAAGATTAAGGGGGTCTTTCTTGACTCGGTTGTTTATAGTACTACCTTGGATTTTTCTTTCACTTTTTGGTCTATGGCTTCTTGTAGTTATCGGTATAGGTCTTCGTTCTTACAGGCTCATGTTCAGAGCACAATTCCAGGATCTGGAATACTGCCGCACCTGGGGACTCGAACATAACGAATACACAGAGGACTTTCTGAATCTCCCCTGGGAACTGGTCCGTATTCATTCAGCCTACAGGGATGCCCCTATTGGCGCCATAGTACTTTCCGCACCAGCAGCCCCAGTAGGACTTGATGCAAAGGGGATAGCAGTTTTTGTCCATGGTATCACCTGGACACGCTATGGGATGCTCAAATACATGCAGCCCTTTATCGATCGGGGCTGGCATGTGGTAGCCATTGATCTGGCAGGCCATGGAGATAGCCCTGGGGGGAACAAATCGGTCCCTGCCTATGGCTACCATGAAAAACATGATATTGGTGCGGTGGTCAATTGGGCTCGAGACCGTTTTGGAGTAAATCTGCCGCTCATTCTAATAGGAGAGTCTATGGGAGCAGCCACGGTTCTGCAGTATGCACCGATAGGAGCTCCCGCAGGCACATCAGCAGAAACCTGGAAAGTACAGGCCATCATTGCCGATTGCCCCTACTCTTCTGCGGCGGATGAGCTTGATGCACGGCTGGCCGATACGGGAATTCCTCGCTTTATTGCAAAACCAGCCCATAAGATAGTTGATATGCTACTGTACCTGTTCCGGGGTTACCACCTGGCAGATCCCTCGCCCAAAGAAGCGGTGCTGCAAAGCCCGGTTCCTATCCTGTTTATCCATGGAGAGGCGGATACCTATGTACCCACCTGGATGTCCCAGGTCATGGCAGACCGACGGGGTTCTCTTAAAACAGGCCCTACAGAGCTGCTACTCGTACCCGAAGCAAGTCATGCCAAAAGCGTGATGGTAAACCGGGACCTCTGGTTCGAACGGGTCTTTGCTTTTTTAGACAAGCATGTGAAGTAACGAAAGGCCGCTCACTTAAGCGGCCTCTTAATTGACGTTCTATTTCAATAATCGATTAAAAGCGGCGTTTGAGACTTTTAGCAATATAGAGAGCCTGCTTATCCTTACTAAGAACAAGAAGGGCTGCACCAATCACCCCAAAAACGAGAGTGTTGATAAGAAGTGGCATTCCATAGCCAATAAGTCTTCCACGTCCTTGAAAGATGCTCAGCAAGCGCGGGCTCAACCAGACAAGGGGCAGCACCGCAAGGCCTGAAAAAACAGCCAGTTTTGTTGTATATCCCAGGGCTGATGCAACGGCCCGTCCTACTGCGACCTGGGGATTTCTCCGCAGGAAGAGCAGCAGAAAGACCGTATTCACCATACTTGCCAGGGTAAGCGCTAGAGCGACCCCTCCCCCCTTCATAGGCCCCACCAGAAGGGCAGCCAAGATCATATTCACAAAAAAAGAAAGAATTCCCGCCAGAGTCGGCGACTTGGAATCACTCTGAGCATAGAAGGCTGGGGCCAGTATACGGTTAATCGCAATAAAAAAAAGTCCTACTATATGATAGGTAAAGGCGTTTTTTGTAAGCGCCACCGACTCCTCATTAAAGCTATTAGCTTGAAATAACAGGCGAATTATGACTTCTCCCTGCTGGAGCGAAAATATCGTCACCGGTATGGTAATAAGGGCGATGATATCCATGGCTGTTATGAGCCGCTGGTTATACTCAGCCCACTGACCTTTTTTTGCATAACCCGCCAGATCCGGCAACAGTACCGTTCCGATAGAAACCGCAAATATGCCAAGGAACAGTTCTTGAAGCCTGAGAGAATATTGTAGGCTCGACACAACCCCCGGTCCAGCCCGCCCTGCCAGGGCAGTGGATACCAGGTCATTGAGCTGATAGGCCGCCATACCGACTATAGTCGGGCCTACAAGACGCAGAACCGTCCTGGTACCCGGGTTGGTAAAGGCTTTTTTCATACTAGAGAAGCTAATCCTATACCCAAGCCGGTACACCGCCGGCCACTGGATAAGGCACTGTAAGGTTCCCCCGATAAGAACTCCCACTGCCATGGCCCGGGCGGGATTTCCAAGTAGGGGTGAAAGCCCATAGGAACAGAGGATGATGACCACATTCAGAACTATTGGTGCAAATCCAGATGGCGCAAATATGGAATGGGAATTGAGAATTCCCTGAAGGAAAGCGGCAAATGAAATAAGGGCCAAAAAGGGAAACATGATCTGGGTAAGGAGAATTGTTTCATTCAGTTCCTTAAGGCTGAAAATAGGTACCAGAAGGGGAGTGAGAGCTATACCGAGAAGTACCACCAGCGTTACCAGAAACGTGAGGAGAGTAATAAATGATGATAAAAAGTCCTTTGTTTTTTCCTTGTTATCCTCGATCAGATATCCCTTAAAAGTAGGAATAAAAGCTACCGCAATAGACCCTTCAGCAAAAAGACGGCGAAACAGATTCGGTATCATAAAGGCAA harbors:
- a CDS encoding ABC transporter substrate-binding protein; amino-acid sequence: MKSCKLFVSFSTVLITIAVLAGISLSCSSNQKQDALYKIQKAKTLVIGTSADYPPYEFHSLKDGKDLIVGFDIAIAQEIAKDLGVKLEIKDMQFDGLLAALQAGTIDIVISGMTPTEERKKSVDFSTTYYYAVHGVIVRAEDKEKYQTVEALKNARLSAQKGTIQVGIAKTQILGLSEAEAEKPSDKVKELGTIKNLILDLKNKKVDAIVAELPVATAYVNNNPDLALAAPTFTDDQGGSAIAVKKGNPELLAAINKTVERLMAEKKIDQFVTEANELVEN
- a CDS encoding VWA domain-containing protein — translated: MKTVKFILACLFVLFILMNIGCSSSAPAVATVSGDSTTPMVTAPEPAKDAKSAPKIGLGDTEMDDYGVSEKVGRSEYTTGSVSGRKNIESGLKAGLVDDNTQYNYFLDFLNRFKDTPGIRPVPVENRIILTVLDERKKPIPNALVSVYNEKKVLVEQIKTYADGRVLINPLTDSPGLWNIEASTPGSGSGKQALQGRISVSPQGLRNIELSLSTKPSQGALWVPTPVPLDIVFILDTTGSMGEEIERLKATIEIIRDNLDLATPRPQLRFGLVLYRDRGDDYITWPFPLTENLKNFQSNLAKAKADGGGDTPEDLEAALAVALDDKMGWNPNGARLIFIITDAPAHTYIDGIPYNESVERARTQAIRIHSIGTGGLTLDGEYQLRQISQRSRGKYIFLTYGEKGESEGGAPGAVSHHTGANWTADRLEAIIIRLAKEEISLLSGDSVSVPSDDYYEARAVPERDVESILDELFTETVVRLLDYATTPITKGTRVSLVPLSYPEAASSLEKKNAERFSARLLQAANQSQRFTLVERNDLQAILQELELSLSAIADPASAAKVGNLVGAEYLILPSMISLPVTKGDDNAWEVYLRLVRVATGEIISVSRARISRSLGYLD
- a CDS encoding YkgJ family cysteine cluster protein — encoded protein: MKAISHYHTPALAETALAEPLRKLYEIYDRIEKSQAGWISATPFRCPEGCGSCCDHFEPDILDVEAYFLASWLLIHQRDRIHSIPFDSDQKGCILSDQNNPYHCTVYEGRPLICRLFAYSGDRGKDGSVRYRPCKFMKSDSVSSHTGKTYSAQELQELFGTLPPVMGDLAGEAAMLLPERSGDRAPLREILPVALAKIQYILDLAAFSAQARQNDPDGNNDGDNDNDGAPLPRAS
- a CDS encoding nitroreductase family protein, with the protein product MNLFDAIAHRRSVRSFLDKTVEREKIVSIFSAVRLAPSARNAQEWRFILVTDPELREKVATAGGQPFLKQCPVIVVACAETDKRIMRCGEPAYPIDVAIAIDHLTLAATAMGLGTCWIGSFDPEPVKEVLQIPNEVPVVELVALGYPADTERPVADKHRLPLTEILWENQWRKPFSV
- a CDS encoding alpha/beta hydrolase; protein product: MTRLFIVLPWIFLSLFGLWLLVVIGIGLRSYRLMFRAQFQDLEYCRTWGLEHNEYTEDFLNLPWELVRIHSAYRDAPIGAIVLSAPAAPVGLDAKGIAVFVHGITWTRYGMLKYMQPFIDRGWHVVAIDLAGHGDSPGGNKSVPAYGYHEKHDIGAVVNWARDRFGVNLPLILIGESMGAATVLQYAPIGAPAGTSAETWKVQAIIADCPYSSAADELDARLADTGIPRFIAKPAHKIVDMLLYLFRGYHLADPSPKEAVLQSPVPILFIHGEADTYVPTWMSQVMADRRGSLKTGPTELLLVPEASHAKSVMVNRDLWFERVFAFLDKHVK
- the murJ gene encoding murein biosynthesis integral membrane protein MurJ; amino-acid sequence: MPSPTPERAGQNGNSRGASLVKQGSILSLLTLGSRIAGLVREMVKAALLGTSPLSDAFSVAFMIPNLFRRLFAEGSIAVAFIPTFKGYLIEDNKEKTKDFLSSFITLLTFLVTLVVLLGIALTPLLVPIFSLKELNETILLTQIMFPFLALISFAAFLQGILNSHSIFAPSGFAPIVLNVVIILCSYGLSPLLGNPARAMAVGVLIGGTLQCLIQWPAVYRLGYRISFSSMKKAFTNPGTRTVLRLVGPTIVGMAAYQLNDLVSTALAGRAGPGVVSSLQYSLRLQELFLGIFAVSIGTVLLPDLAGYAKKGQWAEYNQRLITAMDIIALITIPVTIFSLQQGEVIIRLLFQANSFNEESVALTKNAFTYHIVGLFFIAINRILAPAFYAQSDSKSPTLAGILSFFVNMILAALLVGPMKGGGVALALTLASMVNTVFLLLFLRRNPQVAVGRAVASALGYTTKLAVFSGLAVLPLVWLSPRLLSIFQGRGRLIGYGMPLLINTLVFGVIGAALLVLSKDKQALYIAKSLKRRF